One genomic region from Yarrowia lipolytica chromosome 1C, complete sequence encodes:
- a CDS encoding uncharacterized protein (Converted to coding from non-coding YALI0C03421g, similar to Saccharomyces cerevisiae SNF4 (YGL115W); ancestral locus Anc_6.136, highly similar to uniprot|P12904 Saccharomyces cerevisiae YGL115w SNF4 nuclear regulatory protein no start) translates to MTDRCEVEDVPNDMQPRSPEQVSHLSASPEDVTIEQVVNASNNNNNTLTPLAESSAGATHTPPSSVHIVNEQKLAVRSIRQFLQSKSAYDVLPVSFRLIVLDTALLVRKSLTILLQNNIVSAPLWNSKTSKFAGLLTAADYINVIQYYFQNPDKMEEIDKITLDDFRDVEKAVGAKPIETISIHPMKSIFEACKKMIESKAKRIPLIDRDEETGREIVVSVLTQYRILKFVALNCKETRGLMMPICSLPKLGVFKGLATAHMDTPVVQVIKLLVDARVSSIPIVDTHNRLMNVYEAVDVLALIKGGIYTDLTLSVGEALMRRPEDFEGVYTCTNQDRLDTIMNTIRRSRLHRLYVVDGDGKLEGVVTLSDILRYLLFDEDVEQVEVK, encoded by the coding sequence ATGACAGATAGATGCGAAGTGGAAGACGTGCCCAACGACATGCAACCTCGATCACCCGAGCAGGTTTCCCACCTGTCAGCTTCTCCTGAAGACGTGACGATTGAGCAGGTGGTCAATGcttccaacaacaacaacaatacTCTAACTCCTCTGGCTGAGTCTTCTGCCGGTGCCACccacacaccaccatcatccGTGCACATTGTCAACGAGCAGAAGCTGGCAGTGCGTTCGATCCGACAATTCCTTCAATCTAAATCTGCATACGATGTTCTCCCTGTGTCGTTCCGGCTCATTGTGCTGGACACGGCACTGCTGGTGCGAAAGTCGCTGACCATATTGCTGCAAAATAACATTGTCAGCGCGCCTCTGTGGAACTCCAAGACGTCCAAGTTTGCCGGTCTTCTGACTGCCGCAGACTATATCAACGTGATCCAGTACTACTTCCAGAACCCggacaagatggaggagattgacaaAATCACGCTAGATGACTTCCGTGACGTGGAGAAGGCGGTGGGCGCCAAACCGATCGAAACCATTTCGATCCACCCCATGAAGTCCATCTTTGAGGCTTGCAAAAAGATGATTGAGAGCAAAGCCAAGCGAATCCCACTGATCGATAGAGACGAGGAAACGGGCCGAGAAATTGTCGTTTCCGTGCTGACCCAGTACCGAATCCTCAAATTTGTGGCGCTCAACTGCAAGGAGACGCGTGGTCTGATGATGCCTATCTGCTCGCTCCCCAAGCTGGGTGTCTTCAAGGGACTCGCCACGGCCCACATGGACACCCCCGTGGTCCAGGtcatcaagctgctggtggaCGCGCGGGTGAGTTCGATCCCCATCGTCGACACCCACAACCGACTCATGAACGTGTACGAAGCCGTGGACGTGCTGGCACTGATCAAGGGCGGCATCTACACCGATCTGACACTGTCTGTCGGAGAGGCGCTCATGCGACGGCCCGAGGACTTTGAGGGCGTGTACACATGCACTAATCAGGACCGTCTGGATACCATTATGAACACGATCCGACGGTCACGGCTGCATCGACTGTATGTGGTTGACGGAGACGGCAAGTTGGAGGGCGTGGTGACCCTGTCCGACATTCTCAGATACTTGTTGTTTGACGAGGATGTCGAGCAGGTGGAGGTTAAGTAG
- a CDS encoding uncharacterized protein (Compare to YALI0C03333g, weakly similar to CAGL0E01397g Candida glabrata and uniprot|Q03761 Saccharomyces cerevisiae YDR145W, similar to Saccharomyces cerevisiae TAF12 (YDR145W); ancestral locus Anc_8.323): MNQGQGQQNPNAGNAQGQGAQGQGQGQGNAQNRPRLNPQQQLRALYQNYHQALELSRQSGGQQHFVHAQRLRELITQVEGRMRQQMARQGQGQQGQGGQQQGQQGQQQGQQGQVPPQGQVPPQGMGMGMNQGQNQGQNQAQGQGRMTPNPQATGTPNPGNTPNPANATPNPSNPTNNPRMNQQLLQAQTFLLRRQPPNFNEMTYEQQQTFRVKNLESSRRTQHEWQQSMEQMQQVIGDPNTTDDRRQQLQQQLDQIRLKKEGLRAIEIVLGQQHAAAARAHGDVSVTGAQGQGQQTPNQAQAQVPQNQGLRPMGQMQGQNQMQGQGMNQGQMNQGQGMAQGQGMGQGQAQGQRPMMQMRQGQQAQGQQGGQQAQGPGMPQGQGIQGQGMPQGQGMPQGQMRPGQPQGQPQGQPQGQMRPGQPQGQGMPQGQGQGQMRPGQPQPQAPQAAQAQAAQGQQGQGQGPSSRPNPAQQQQPSAMVSPTRAAVNPFPIPQQLQARQGQVPPMAARPRATLTGGNGAPLPSLNHPPHTRAPPVDMMGDRVLSKRKLSELVRSVAGEDAEATVDGDVEELLLDLADEFVSSVTAFSCRLAKHRKSDTLESKDLQLHLERNWNIRIPGYSGDEVRSVRRLAPTQGHVQKLAGITMSKAVAK; the protein is encoded by the coding sequence ATGAATCAAGGGCAGGGCCAACAGAATCCGAACGCCGGCAACGCCCAGGGTCAAGGTGCCCAGggccagggccagggccagggcAACGCCCAGAATCGGCCTCGGTTGAACCCCCAGCAGCAACTCCGAGCTCTCTACCAAAACTACCATCAGGCTCTTGAGCTGTCCCGGCAGAGTggtggccagcagcatTTTGTACACGCGCAGCGGCTGCGCGAGTTGATTACTCAGGTTGAAGGTCGAATGAGACAACAGATGGCTCGTCAGGGTCAAGGACAACAGGGACAAGGTGGTCAGCAGCAAGGACAACAGGGACAGCAGCAAGGTCAACAGGGCCAGGTTCCTCCGCAGGGCCAGGTCCCTCCGCAAGGAATGGGTATGGGTATgaaccagggccagaaccagggccagaaccAAGCTCAGGGCCAAGGTAGAATGACCCCCAATCCCCAGGCTACAGGCACGCCCAACCCTGGAAACACACCCAACCCCGCTAATGCCACTCCTAacccctccaaccccaCAAATAACCCACGGAtgaaccagcagctgcttcagGCACAGACATTCTTGCTGCGTCGACAGCCTCCTAACTTCAACGAAATGACGtacgagcagcagcagacgtTCCGGGTCAAGAACCTCGAGTCGTCACGCCGAACACAGCACGAATGGCAACAATCCATGgagcagatgcagcaggTCATTGGCGACCCCAACACTACCGATGATCGTcgtcagcagctccagcagcaactgGACCAAATCCggctgaagaaggagggtcTGAGAGCCATTGAAATTGTGCTCGGACAACAGCACGCCGCTGCCGCACGAGCCCATGGTGACGTGAGCGTGACTGGAGCTCAGGGCCAGGGTCAACAGACTCCTAACCAAGCCCAAGCACAGGTTCCCCAGAACCAGGGATTGCGACCCATGGGCCAGATGCAGGGCCAGAACCAGATGCAAGGCCAGGGTATGAACCAGGGCCAGATGAACCAGGGTCAAGGCATGGCCCAGGGTCAAGGTATGGGCCAGggacaagctcaaggacaacgACCCATGATGCAGATGcgacaaggccaacaagctcaaggtcAACAGGGTGGCCAACAAGCACAGGGCCCAGGTATGCCCCAGGGCCAGGGTatccaaggccaaggtATGCCTCAGGGTCAGGGTATGCCTCAGGGCCAAATGCGTCCTGGCCAACCCCAGGGACAGCCCCAGGGCCAACCTCAGGGCCAGATGCGACCTGGACAGCCCCAGGGCCAGGGTATGCCTCAGGGACAAGGTCAGGGTCAGATGCGACCTGgtcaaccccaaccccaGGCTCCTCAGGCTGCACAAGCGCAGGCTGCACAGGGACAACAGGGCCAGGGCCAGGGTCCCTCCTCGCGTCCTAACCctgctcagcagcagcagccctCGGCCATGGTTTCTCCCACCAGAGCCGCCGTCAACCCCTTCCCTATTccccagcagcttcaggctCGTCAGGGACAGGTTCCTCCCATGGCTGCTCGGCCTCGAGCCACTCTAACAGGTGGAAACGGAGCGCCTCTGCCTTCTCTCAACCACCCTCCCCACACTCGAGCTCCCCCCGTCGATATGATGGGCGACCGAGTTCTGAGCAAACGAAAGCTGTCGGAGCTAGTTCGATCGgtggctggagaagatgccGAAGCTACAGTTGATGGAGACgtcgaggagctgctgctggatctcgCCGATGAGTTTGTGTCTTCTGTTACGGCCTTTTCGTGCAGACTGGCCAAGCATCGAAAGAGCGATACCCTGGAGTCCAAGGATCTGCAGCTGCACCTGGAGCGAAACTGGAACATTCGAATCCCCGGTTACAGCGGTGACGAGGTTCGAAGTGTGCGACGACTGGCTCCCACTCAGGGCCATGTTCAGAAACTCGCGGGTATTACCATGAGTAAGGCTGTGGCCAAGTAA
- a CDS encoding uncharacterized protein (Compare to YALI0C03355g, highly similar to uniprot|P38219 Saccharomyces cerevisiae YBR025c strong similarity to Ylf1p) gives MPPKKNVKEEKILLGRPGNNLKSGIVGLANVGKSTFFQAITRCPLGNPANYPFATIEPEEARVTVPSARFDKLCEMYKPASKVPAHITVYDIAGLTKGAHAGEGLGNAFLSNIRAVDAIFQVVRCFDDAEIIHIEGDVDPVRDLQIIKDELRLKDIEFAKKHLEGVEKIVKRGGQSMEVKQKKEEAATCEKIIKLLEDGHRIANQNWTGKEVLVINEMLLLTAKPAIYLINLSEKDYVRKKNKYLLKIKQWIDENSPGDVIIPFSVCLEEKLSHMETEEEAEAYLKEIGATTSLPKIITTMRQTLGLISFFTSGADEVREWTIRNGTKAPQAAGVIHNDLMNTFILAQVTKYEDLVEYGDDASVKAAGKLQQKGKDYVVEDGDVIYFRAGAGKN, from the coding sequence ATGccccccaagaagaacgtcaaggaagagaagattCTGCTCGGTCGACCCGGCAACAACCTCAAGTCCGGAATCGTCGGTCTGGCCAACGTTGGAAAATCGACCTTTTTCCAGGCCATCACTCGATGTCCTCTTGGTAACCCCGCCAACTACCCTTTTGCTACCATTGAGCCTGAGGAGGCTCGAGTGACCGTCCCCTCTGCTCGATTTGACAAGCTCTGTGAGATGTACAAGCCCGCTTCCAAGGTCCCTGCTCATATCACCGTTTACGACATTGCTGGTCTGACCAAGGGTGCTCATGCTGGAGAGGGTCTTGGTAACGCTTTCCTGTCCAACATCCGAGCTGTTGATGCCATTTTCCAGGTTGTTCGATGCTTCGACGATGCCGAGATTATCCATATCGAGGGTGACGTTGATCCCGTGCGAGATCTCCagatcatcaaggacgagcTTCGActcaaggacattgagtTTGCCAAGAAGCACCTTGAGGGAGTCGAGAAGATTGTCAAGCGAGGAGGACAGTCCATGGAGgtcaagcagaagaaggaggaggctgccacCTGCGAGAAGAtcatcaagctgctggaggacgGCCACCGAATTGCCAACCAGAACTGGACTGGCAAGGAGGTGCTGGTCATCAACgagatgctgctgctgaccgCCAAGCCCGCCATCTACCTCATCAACCTGTCTGAGAAGGATTACGTtcgaaagaagaacaagtacCTGCTGAAGATCAAACAGTGGATCGACGAGAACTCTCCCGGAGACGTCATCATCCCCTTCTCCGTCTgcctggaggagaagctgtCCCACAtggagaccgaggaggaggccgaggcctacctcaaggagattggtGCCACCACTTCTCTGCCCAAGATCATTACCACAATGCGACAGACTCTCGGTCTGATCTCTTTCTTCACCTCCGGTGCCGATGAGGTTCGAGAATGGACCATTCGAAACGGTACCAAGGCTCCTCAGGCCGCCGGTGTCATCCATAACGATCTCATGAACACTTTTATTCTGGCCCAGGTGACCAAGTACGAGGACCTGGTCGAGTACGGCGACGATGCCTCCGTCAAGGCTGCCGGAAAGCTGCAACAAAAGGGTAAGGATTACGTGGTTGAGGATGGAGATGTCATTTACTTCCGAGCCGGTGCTGGAAAGAACTAG
- a CDS encoding uncharacterized protein (Compare to YALI0C03377g, weakly similar to uniprot|P26309 Saccharomyces cerevisiae YGL116w CDC20 cell division control protein), with protein sequence MSTKSPVTPRYGPAFSLTSPNSHPPHPHHYTKDSYSKDSSFLNASNSCSIKNSLSDYSTADYSSFSIKSDFSKPKSLFKSPKKPQSVIDSTPSILQLNVVTNDWSSKTNISNNNSQLSPKKKKAVTDRFIPKVVGVTKLDERPETRDTSSDPRESLASSDTAVKKPSNSSRETLRSSHDREIADACGISLSHRILEFQPAPPSRTHDLRSVYNRPVKPSVAAVNRRKVPTCPERVLDAPGILDDYYLNLLDWSCGNQVAVALEKAVYVWNAETGSVGELLESRDYISSVKWSCDGAYLSVGLGSGEVQIWDVEEQTKLRSMFGQTSRVGVTCWDRHILSSGSRDGHIFNHDVRIAQHKVSEMNHHQGEVCGLDWRSDSSQLASGGNDNTVCIWDARSTVPKFTKTNHKAAVKAVAWCPWQMNLLATGGGTYDKYIHFWNTTTGARVNSIDTGSQVTSIKWSQHYKELVSTHGFPNNNLSIWSYPSCTKIVDVVAHDSRVLHATLSPDGQTLATCASDENLKFWKIFESTKKSAGKEGVIQSKEISTVGIR encoded by the coding sequence ATGTCGACAAAATCGCCTGTCACTCCTCGATACGGGCCTGCATTCTCCCTGACCTCTCCAAACTCgcatcctcctcatcctcatcactACACAAAAGACTCCTACTCCAAGGACTCGTCTTTCCTCAACGCTAGCAACTCTTGCTCCATCAAAAACTCGTTGTCGGACTACTCGACCGCCGACTactcgagcttctccatCAAGAGCGACTTTTCGAAACCCAAGTCGCTGTTCAAGTCACCCAAAAAGCCCCAGAGTGTCATCGACTCTACTCCCTCCATCCTACAGCTCAATGTCGTCACTAACGATTGGTCCAGTAAGaccaacatctccaacaacaactctCAATTGAGCCcgaagaaaaagaaggccGTCACTGACAGATTCATCCCCAAGGTTGTGGGCGTCACCAAGCTCGACGAACGACCCGAAACTCGTGATACCTCTTCCGACCCCCGAGAATCCCTTGCTTCTTCGGATACAGCAGTCAAGAAACCCTCCAATAGCTCGCGTGAGACCCTGCGAAGCTCCCATGATAGAGAAATCGCCGACGCGTGCGGAATCTCGCTGTCACACAGAATCCTCGAGTTCCAACCAGCTCCCCCAAGCAGAACCCATGACCTGAGATCGGTATACAACCGACCTGTAAAACCCTCagttgctgctgtcaaCAGACGAAAAGTCCCCACTTGTCCCGAGAGAGTCCTCGACGCCCCGGGCATCCTCGACGATTATTacctcaacctcctggACTGGTCGTGCGGAAACCAGGTCGCTGTGGCCCTCGAAAAAGCTGTCTACGTGTGGAACGCCGAGACTGGAAGCGTTggcgagctgctcgagtcTCGCGATTACATCTCCTCGGTCAAGTGGTCTTGTGACGGTGCCTATCTCAGTGTTGGTCTGGGTTCGGGAGAAGTCCAAATTTGGGACGTGGAAGAGCAGACCAAGCTGCGATCCATGTTTGGCCAGACCTCGCGTGTGGGAGTTACATGCTGGGACCGGCATATCCTGTCTTCGGGGTCCCGTGATGGCCACATTTTCAACCACGACGTTCGAATCGCCCAGCACAAGGTATCTGAGATGAATCACCACCAGGGCGAGGTTTGTGGTCTAGACTGGCGGTCAGACTCGTCGCAGCTGGCATCTGGAGGTAACGATAACACTGTGTGCATTTGGGACGCCCGGTCCACTGTCCCCAAGTTTACCAAGACCAACCACAAGGCTGCCGTCAAGGCCGTGGCGTGGTGCCCCTGGCAGATGAATCTGTTGGCGACCGGAGGAGGAACCTacgacaagtacattcATTTTTGGAACACAACGACCGGCGCTAGAGTTAATTCCATCGATACGGGGTCGCAAGTGACCTCGATCAAATGGTCCCAGCATTACAAGGAGCTTGTTTCCACTCATGGCTTCCCCAACAACAATTTGTCAATCTGGTCGTATCCGTCGTGCaccaagattgtcgacgTTGTTGCTCACGACTCTCGAGTTTTGCATGCCACTCTGAGCCCTGACGGCCAGACGCTGGCCACCTGTGCGTCCGACGAGAACCTCAAGTTCTGGAAGATTTTTGAGTCCACCAAGAAGAGCGCCGGCAAGGAGGGCGTCATCCAGAGCAAGGAGATTTCCACTGTGGGTATTAGATAG
- a CDS encoding uncharacterized protein (Compare to YALI0C03399g, similar to Saccharomyces cerevisiae PTC1 (YDL006W); ancestral locus Anc_3.215, some similarities with uniprot|Q6M9I3 Neurospora crassa NCU00434.1 hypothetical protein): protein MRGVSTADLLVRRSPSTSAANSQTNVSERHSHSSHRNSDNSVHRSESHRNSENSNQNNSASKIQLPTVSTHAPSDQPVNHTHLNLSYASSAIQNSDFRTRMNDCHDIHVSESRAFFGVYDGHGGDATALWCKSKLRPLIYAALGAVHERPVGNKPRPSMYARAMSVSQSVVTDTTNTSGANNATNATNAPNTNNLQVPNTNNNTTPSQPRYYTPDLSLRISAAFYKLNEWIVSRSGYSLGGACATVAYIEHTRRESLAQSSNNHDGSMITRLVVANVGDSVCVLSHKGRAQRMTADHTLSAPSERERVVASGGLITHKKVDGLHRVTRSLGDKSFKRYISSRPFVSDTVLGAADEFLILASNGLWDVVDDQTCVDLIRHVDDCKVASDTLVSYALKHGAADNVTVIVVRFVSSDMCREYPQLGETASIVSSEGENRRLLSTRRAFSQSGYIPGPGLATLNESKRVHDRVSRFNMFSTLTRTHDAIFDNPENYNVIMAAAEVSLKLRGRVGPLVSNSSERMSERMSSDRMNSIVSMGTVSSCSPRSSLTYSDDESTTPATSMAKRPSISSSSSSGSSFNRRSQYMRSRSQVSGIATFEQLEEMEELDRLRSVNYSGLAQPADLRAITDTESAIEEDDDEVLEEVDTQLELPRSKKVLFANSTRSQRSSASTLEVARTHSAASTASSSATIDDDTVAERFTNMFNNSRPARKMSRALENISFEPRRGSFEKEERDFDGSNSSNSASNTPSGTPSASQSFISLQRELRDKAHVASHHLTGAASAATGLRHPHIGGFFPEHHHNHSHSHSHSHSHSHKKSNSVAIPYPDKDGSGSNSREGSKERSFSVQLGNAPHHISHLLHGSKTKM, encoded by the coding sequence ATGCGCGGAGTCTCCACTGCGGATCTGTTGGTGCGCAGGAGTCCCAGTACCAGCGCTGCCAACAGTCAGACCAACGTTTCAGAGCgacacagccacagcagcCACAGGAACTCCGACAACTCCGTCCACAGAAGCGAAAGCCACCGCAACTCGGAGAACAGTAATCAAAATAACTCTGCAAGCAAAATACAGCTTCCCACAGTGTCTACGCACGCGCCCTCAGACCAACCGGTGAATCACACCCACCTAAACCTTTCCTATGCATCGTCGGCAATTCAAAACTCCGACTTCCGAACCCGGATGAATGATTGTCACGACATCCACGTGAGCGAAAGCCGGGCGTTTTTTGGAGTCTACGACGGCCATGGAGGCGACGCAACTGCTCTGTGGTGCAAATCGAAGCTCAGACCCTTGATTTACGCGGCCCTGGGTGCTGTCCATGAACGTCCAGTGGGCAACAAACCCCGTCCTAGCATGTACGCCCGTGCTATGAGTGTTTCACAGTCTGTGGTGACAGATACGACTAATACGAGTGGTGCCAACAATGCAACAAATGCAACAAATGCGCCAAACACCAACAATCTACAGGTTCCTAACACAAACAATAATACAACTCCCTCTCAACCAAGATACTACACCCCCGACCTGTCGCTTCGAATATCAGCTGCCTTCTACAAACTCAATGAGTGGATCGTGTCGAGATCGGGATACTCGCTTGGAGGCGCATGTGCCACAGTGGCTTACATTGAACATACTAGACGCGAATCGTTGGCCCAGTCGTCCAATAATCACGATGGAAGCATGATAACACGTCTCGTCGTAGCCAATGTGGGTGATAGTGTGTGCGTCTTGAGCCATAAGGGACGAGCTCAACGTATGACTGCAGACCACACGTTGTCTGCCCCTTCAGAACGTGAAAGAGTCGTGGCTAGTGGAGGTCTGATCACCCACAAGAAGGTTGACGGTCTCCACAGAGTCACCAGATCTCTCGGAGACAAGAGCTTCAAACGGTACATTTCGTCCCGGCCATTTGTATCCGATACCGTTCTTGGGGCTGCGGATGAGTTCCTCATTCTGGCCTCAAACGGCCTCTGggatgttgttgacgaTCAAACCTGTGTTGATTTGATTCGACATGTTGATGATTGTAAAGTTGCTTCCGACACTCTGGTCTCATATGCGCTCAAACATGGAGCAGCCGACAATGTGACTGTTATTGTGGTCCGGTTTGTGTCCTCAGACATGTGTCGAGAATACCCTCAACTGGGTGAAACTGCCTCGATTGTGTCTTCTGAAGGCGAAAACCGACGTCTTCTGTCCACTCGCCGGGCCTTTTCTCAATCCGGGTACATTCCTGGTCCCGGCCTGGCCACTCTTAACGAGTCCAAGCGTGTTCATGACCGAGTGTCTCGCTTCAACATGTTCTCGACCCTCACTCGAACCCACGATGCCATTTTCGACAACCCCGAAAATTACAATGTGATCATGGCTGCTGCAGAAGTATCTCTGAAGCTGCGCGGTCGAGTTGGACCTCTGGTATCGAACTCCTCCGAGAGGATGTCCGAGCGAATGTCCTCGGATAGAATGAACAGTATTGTTTCCATGGGGACAGtgtcttcttgttctcctcgGTCTTCGTTGACCTactctgacgacgagtctACCACGCCAGCCACGTCCATGGCAAAACGTCCTTCTATTTCCTCATCTTCTAGTTCAGGCTCCTCTTTCAACCGACGATCTCAGTACATGCGATCTCGATCCCAGGTGTCTGGTATTGCTACttttgagcagctggaagagatggaggagctggaccGGCTCAGAAGCGTTAACTACTCGGGCCTGGCTCAACCAGCTGACCTGCGGGCCATCACAGACACCGAGTCTGCCATTGAAGAGGACGATGACGAGgtgttggaagaggtggacacgcagctggagctgccTCGAAGCAAAAAGGTGCTGTTTGCAAACTCCACCCGGTCTCAGAGATCGTCTGCATCTACGCTGGAGGTTGCTAGAACGCACTCTGCAGCATCCACAGCGTCTTCTTCGGCCACCATTGATGACGATACCGTTGCTGAGCGGTTCACTAACATGTTCAACAACTCGCGACCTGCCCGAAAGATGTCGCGTGCGTTGGAGAACATTTCGTTTGAGCCGCGACGGGGATCTttcgagaaggaggagcgggACTTTGATGGCTCCAACTCATCTAACTCTGCTTCAAACACGCCCTCCGGCACTCCTTCGGCCTCCCAGTCGTTCATTTCTCTACAGAGAGAGCTGCGAGACAAGGCCCATGTTGCCAGTCACCATCTGACAGGAGCTGCTTCGGCTGCCACTGGACTACGACACCCCCATATTGGAGGATTTTTCCCTGAACATCATCACAAtcacagccacagccacagccacagccacagtcACAGTCACAAGAAGAGCAACTCTGTGGCCATTCCCTATCCTGATAAGGATGGCTCTGGTAGCAACTCTAGAGAGGGTTCAAAGGAGAGAAGTTTCAGTGTTCAGCTCGGAAACGCTCCTCACCATATCAGTCATCTGTTGCATGGTTCCAAGACGAAGATGTAA